ACATCTGATTAAAGTCTACGGTAAGCGATCGCGTACTTTACTGACAGAAGTAGAATTATTAGACTTCCTCCAATACCTTATATCTCAACCAACACAAGCATTAGACGAAATTTTCATAAAAACTCCTAGCAAGCAAAGTAGAAATTTGCTTACCCAAGAAAAACTACTAGGATTCCTCAAATACATAGAATCTCAACCTACAGTAGAATATCCCAGTAGAAATTTGCTTATCCAAGAAAAACTACTAGGATTCCTCAAATACGTAGAATCTCAACCTACAGTAGAATGTCCCACGGATATTGACGCGGAATATTAAGTACTTGAGCAGACCATCCATTCACAAAATAACCCCTCTTCATAAGTAAAGAGGGGTTATTTTTGTGGTTTAAGAGAATTTAAAGTGGTAAATCACCATTTACCAATCGTGACTATTAATTAACAACTGCAACGGCTGGACGGCTACCGGCGGCGTGACGGTCAATCACTTGGTCAATCAAACCGTATTCTCTGGCTTCCTCTGGCGACATGAAAAAGTCACGTTCAGTATCTTCAGCAATGCGCTCAATTGGTTGACCTGTATGGTCGGCTAAATAGTCATTTAGCCGTTTCTTATGGTACAAAATTTCCCGCGCCTGAATTTCAATATCAGTCGCCTGTCCTTGAGCGCCACCTAAAGGTTGATGAATCATAATCCGAGAATGGGGTAGACTCATCCGCTTACCCTTAGCACCCGCGCTGAGGAGGAAAGCACCCATACTCGCCGCCAATCCGGTACAAATTGTACAGACATCAGGGCGAATATGTTTCATAGTGTCAAAAATGCCCATACCAGCCGTCACCGAACCACCGGGAGAATTGATGTACATATAAATGTCTTTCTCCGGGTCTTCAGCATCCAAATACAGCAGTTGGGCAACAATCAAGTTAGCAATGTTGTTATCAACTTGTTGTCCCAAAAAGATGATGCGCTCACGTAACAGCCGTGAGTAGATGTCAAAGGCGCGTTCACCTCGACCCGATTGTTCAATAACGATAGGAATCATGGAAGCGTGTTTGTGGCTACTTTAAATACATTTTATCGGTGACAGCACGAAACTGGGGTTTATCTCTACTATTCCCAGGTAGATAAAAGTAAATCTTTCACATTCTTTCTTATCCAACAAGGGAATAAAAGCACATTTTGCAATGGATTCAACCTTTAAGGGCACTTTTTAGCGGCAAAAGCTGTCTCAGAGAATATCCCGATTTAGGGAAGAACAAATCAAAAAACTCCAACTATCGCCAATCTCATGTTTCGGCCTTTGCTGCACAACCTTGGCGATATGGTGATTAAGGGAAATCCAAGAAATAAATTATCCAATATTGTGGGGTGGGCATCTTTGCCCGCCCAGTTGATATGGCGGGCGAGACGCCCACCCCACAAGAGTTAATTGTATGGATATTTCTTTATTTGGAAGTCCCTAAACCGATAACCGAAATCCGACTTGCTTAGGGAATTATGTTATTTTTCGGTAACATTTTAAACATTTTTTTAGAATTTCCCTCGGCAATTATCAAGTTATTTTTGTTAGATTCGGTAAGTCGATAGTACGAGGTGTATTTAGAATAACTAGTCCTAATTGAAAATGCTATCCACTCAGAGAGAGACGTGCCATGCTGGAAAAACTTATACAAGCCGCCATCATCACCTTCTTGCTCCATCTGATAGCAGGACTTAGCCCAAATACTTTAATTCAGACAAAGACAGCATCACCTATGCAAGAAACACCACCAAATATTGTTAGCTTGCTGTTGCGATCTTTTCAATAATAATGTTTCATAAGTTGCACAGGTGTAAGTAAGTCGGCGCAAATAAACCCAGTCATATAAATGATTATTGACTACAAACCTGTAAATTTTTACATAAACTTACTTAGGTGATATCAAAACCATTATAGTGCTACCTTCTAACTCAGGGTTTCTTGCTTATGTACATAGCCGTCTAGGCTAACACTCTTGGGAACAGGGTAGACTGAGCAAAGAAGGCAACTATTTGCGTTTGATCATGACTAATCGCCTTGCTGAAGCTAAGAGCCTCTATCTCCGTAAACACGCCGAAAACCCCATTGATTGGTGGCCTTGGTGTGACGAAGCACTTGCAACTGCAAGGGCGCAAAATAAACCGATTTTCCTTTCCATTGGTTATTCTAGTTGCCACTGGTGTACTGTCATGGAAGGCGAGGCTTTTTCTGATATTGCGATCGCTGACTATATGAATGCCAATTATCTTCCCATCAAAGTAGACAGGGAAGAAAGACCTGACCTCGATAGCATCTACATGCAGGCTTTGCAGATGATGAGCGGTCAAGGTGGTTGGCCTTTAAATATTTTTCTTTCCCCAGAAGATTTAGTGCCGTTTTACGCTGGTACTTATTTCCCTGTAGACCCGCGCTATGGTCGTCCGGGATTTTTGCAGGTGTTGCAAGCGCTTCGCCGTTATTACGATACAGAAAAAGCAGATTTACAGCAACGCAAAGCCTTGATTGTTGAGTCTCTGCTCACGTCTGCGGTGTTGCAAGACGGTACAACAGATGAGCTTGAAGACCATGAATTACTCCGCCAAGGTTGGGAAACCAGTACAGGCATAATTACTCCGAGTCATTCTGGCAATAGCTTTCCGATGATTCCCTACACAGAATTAGCACTGCGGGGAACTCGATTTAATTTTGAATCTCGCTATGATGGCAAGCAAGTTTGTACCCAGCGAGGACTAGACTTAGCGCTGGGAGGTATTTATGACCATGTAGGCGGTGGTTTTCATCGCTATACTGTTGACCCAACTTGGACAGTACCGCATTTTGAAAAGATGCTCTACGACAATGGACAGATTGTGGAGTATCTGGCTTCTTTGTGGAGTGCAGGAATACAAGAGCCAGCCTTTGAAAGAGCGATCGCTGGTACTGTACAATGGCTGAAGCGAGAAATGACTGCGCCTGAAGGTTACTTCTATGCTTCTCAAGATGCCGATAGCTTCACCCAAGCCACGGCAGTAGAACCAGAAGAAGGAGCTTTTTATGTTTGGAGTTACAGCGAATTACAACAACTGTTAACACCTGAAGAATTAACGGAATTACAACAGCAATTTACTGTTACCTCTAGCGGCAACTTTGAAGGACGTAATGTTTTGCAAAGAAGGAATTCTGGCAAACTGAGCGCAACGCTAGAAACTTCGCTGAGTAAGCTGCTTACCGTTCGTTATGGCGTTAATTCTGAGTCGCTAGAAACTTTTCCCCCGGCTCGTAACAACCAAGAAGCAAAAACCACTAATTGGTCGGGTCGCATTCCTTCGGTGACAGATACGAAGATGATTGTCGCCTGGAATAGCTTGATGATTTCCGGTCTGGCTAAGGCTGCTGGGGTTTTCCAACAACCTTTGTATCTGGAATTAGCAGCACGAGCAGCGAATTTTATCTTGGAAAATCAATTTGCAGATGGGCGTTTTCAGCGACTCAACTATCAAGGAGAACCAAGTGTTTTAGCTCAGTCTGAAGATTATGCTTTGTTTATTAAAGCTCTGCTAGATTTACAAGCTTCCAACCCTGAGCATAAACAATGGTTAGAAAAAGCGATCGCTATCCAAGATCAATTCAACGAATTTCTCTGGAGTGTAGAGTTAGGTGGATATAATAACACATCACGCGACTCTAGTCAAGATTTAATTGTCAGAGAACGTAGTTACGCAGATAATGCGACACCATCAGCTAATGGAGTTGCGATCGCTAATCTTGTCCGTCTGGCTTTACTCACGGATAATCTAGATTATTTGGATTTAGCAGAACTTGGTTTAAAAGCTTTTAAAAGTGTAATGCATCGCGCTCCCCAAGCTTGTCCCAGTTTGTTTACAGCCTTGGATTGGTATCGTAACTCTACCTTGATTCGCAGCACCACTGAGCAAATAAACTCGCTGATCCCCAAGTTTCTACCAACGGCTGTGTTTGCTATCACATCTGATTTACCAGAGGGAAGCGTTGGGTTAGTTTGCCAAGGTTTAAAGTGCCTTGCACCAGCAGAAAATGTAGAGCATTTATTGCAGCAAGTGGAGAAAAGTCAGAATAGAGCTTTGGATTAATTCATAGCGGTTTTTAAACGCAAAGGGACGCTGAGGAAAGCGCTGAGGTACGCAGAGTTTTTTAAGAGAATTTGCTAAGAAGTTACGAAATTATGACGAACCGAAGCGAATTAACCGCCATTGTATTAGCAGGCGGTAAAAGTTCTCGCATGGGTCAAGATAAAGCCTTGATTCCCATTCAAGGAGTGCCGTTGTTGCAGCGAGTTTGTGCGATCGCTCAAACCTGTGCAGATACTATTTATATAGTCACTCCCTGGTCAGAACGCTATCAAGATTTGCTTTTACCTGGTTGTCAATTTATCCGAGAAGTACCTTTATCTGGCAAATCCCTCGCCCACGGGCCTTTAGTTGGATTTGCTCAAGGATTAGCGCAAGTACAGACAGAATGGGTGCTGTTGCTAGCTTGCGATTTACCGAGATTGCGGGTTGAGGTGTTGCAAGAATGGGTAACTAGACTTGATGATGTAGGAGATAATGCGATCGCAGCTTTAGCTCATCATCCTAAAGGTTGGGAACCTCTGTGTGGTTTCTATCGCCGCCGTTGTTTGCCACAACTTTTAGAGTTTATCAATCAAGGGGAGCGATCGTTTCAGCAGTGGTTGCGGCAATATCCTGTGGAAGTTTTGCCTTTATCAGAACCCGAAATGCTGTTTAACTGTAATACACCAGAGGACTTGGCTTTAAGTTGAGTTTGCCACTGGGGATTGAATCGTGAACTGGAATTGCTAACTATATATCAACAACGCGAGGAGCGATCATGGGGCAGACACAAGAGCTAGGACAGATTATCATCCTGAATGGTGTCCCGCGATCAGGTAAATCAAGCATTGTCGCAGTTATCCAGGAGACATTTGATGGCCTATGGATGAACTTGGGTGTCGATAGGTTTATGCAAATGACTCCCGCACGATACCTGCCTGGGATCGGTCTGCGGCCAGGGGGAGAACGCCAGGATATTGAACCCGTGGTTCCCATTCTGTACAGCGCTATGTATGAGTCCATCGCCGCCCATAGCCGTTTGGGTGTGAATGTTGTGGTTGATGTTGGACACCATGATGCCTACACAATGGAGCGGGGCATTCTGGCTGATAGTGCCCGACGTTTGAACGGATTGCCGGTTTTGTTTGTAGGTGTTCGCTGCCCCATTGAGATTATTATGGAACGACGACAAAAAACGGGGTGGAATGTGGGAAGTACAGACGACTCCCCGATACCACATCCGGTTCAGTTATGGCAACGTGAAGTCCACATCCCTGGCATCTATGACCTGGAAGTTGATACCTCGTTATTAAGCCCAGGTGCGTGTGCCGAGGTGATCCGCCAGCACCTCGCAGATAATCCAGCACCGTCGGCATTCCAACGACTCGCGGCACGCTAAGTAAGGCGGCGTAAATAATTATTGTTGGGATAAGGCAGGAAGCAGGGGGAGTTTGAGTCTTGTTTACTTTTCTTTACACAGTTTGGTTTTATTCTGCCTACTTACTTGTATGTAATTATGACTGCGTGTGATTTGATAAGTTAAAAAGGAAATTCACTCCCCTTTTCACCATACTCAGCACTCAGTACTCAGCACTCTTCATTACTTCTGCAATAAGTCTACTTAACTCGGCAGAATTTGCGATCGCTATCACTTTCAGGATATTGCCAAGAATAAGCAAAATGACTCACTCCCTTAAGTTGGGGGGCAAATTTTCGGAGTGCCTGCATTTGTACTTCAAGGGATGGACGATTACTGACGGATTCTCCCCATTTACCAGCTAAAGCCGGGATAATCTGTGTACCTGATTTTGCCATACTCAAAACCCGCTGCACTTGCGACACAATACAACTAACATCACCGCAATTTCCATAAGCCATCGGATGCCACTCTAATGTAGTGGGGAAGCGATCCCAAGGTTGCAAGCGGGAATCATACCCTTGTCCTACAGTTTGGTTGCCATCAGGGAAAAATACCACTCCTGTGGCAATACCTTGCTGCTTTGCTGGGTAACTAGCTATAGTGACAAAATCTAGAATTCCTTGCATGGCGTGGGCAACGGCAAGCTGCCACAACTCCCATTGTAAAAGCGGCTGTCTATCGGTTGCAGGCAGGATTGATTTTTCAGATGGTGGGAGAGGGCGTCCTTGCCACAGGGGTTCCCCTTCCTGGGGATAAAGTTTATCGACTTCGGTTATATCTCCGCCAGTGACAAATCCCTTACTCAAAAAGCGGCGAATCAAGTCCAGCCCTTTGAAATTTTGTGCCCGTTTAAATAAAGCTTCTTGGGTTGCGGGAGTAAATAGCCATAAATCTGAAACTTTGGTGGCGATGGAATCACTTCCAGCTTGTCGG
This Nostoc sp. C052 DNA region includes the following protein-coding sequences:
- a CDS encoding thioredoxin domain-containing protein, with the protein product MTNRLAEAKSLYLRKHAENPIDWWPWCDEALATARAQNKPIFLSIGYSSCHWCTVMEGEAFSDIAIADYMNANYLPIKVDREERPDLDSIYMQALQMMSGQGGWPLNIFLSPEDLVPFYAGTYFPVDPRYGRPGFLQVLQALRRYYDTEKADLQQRKALIVESLLTSAVLQDGTTDELEDHELLRQGWETSTGIITPSHSGNSFPMIPYTELALRGTRFNFESRYDGKQVCTQRGLDLALGGIYDHVGGGFHRYTVDPTWTVPHFEKMLYDNGQIVEYLASLWSAGIQEPAFERAIAGTVQWLKREMTAPEGYFYASQDADSFTQATAVEPEEGAFYVWSYSELQQLLTPEELTELQQQFTVTSSGNFEGRNVLQRRNSGKLSATLETSLSKLLTVRYGVNSESLETFPPARNNQEAKTTNWSGRIPSVTDTKMIVAWNSLMISGLAKAAGVFQQPLYLELAARAANFILENQFADGRFQRLNYQGEPSVLAQSEDYALFIKALLDLQASNPEHKQWLEKAIAIQDQFNEFLWSVELGGYNNTSRDSSQDLIVRERSYADNATPSANGVAIANLVRLALLTDNLDYLDLAELGLKAFKSVMHRAPQACPSLFTALDWYRNSTLIRSTTEQINSLIPKFLPTAVFAITSDLPEGSVGLVCQGLKCLAPAENVEHLLQQVEKSQNRALD
- a CDS encoding chloramphenicol phosphotransferase CPT family protein, with protein sequence MGQTQELGQIIILNGVPRSGKSSIVAVIQETFDGLWMNLGVDRFMQMTPARYLPGIGLRPGGERQDIEPVVPILYSAMYESIAAHSRLGVNVVVDVGHHDAYTMERGILADSARRLNGLPVLFVGVRCPIEIIMERRQKTGWNVGSTDDSPIPHPVQLWQREVHIPGIYDLEVDTSLLSPGACAEVIRQHLADNPAPSAFQRLAAR
- a CDS encoding molybdenum cofactor guanylyltransferase — protein: MTNRSELTAIVLAGGKSSRMGQDKALIPIQGVPLLQRVCAIAQTCADTIYIVTPWSERYQDLLLPGCQFIREVPLSGKSLAHGPLVGFAQGLAQVQTEWVLLLACDLPRLRVEVLQEWVTRLDDVGDNAIAALAHHPKGWEPLCGFYRRRCLPQLLEFINQGERSFQQWLRQYPVEVLPLSEPEMLFNCNTPEDLALS
- the clpP gene encoding ATP-dependent Clp endopeptidase proteolytic subunit ClpP is translated as MIPIVIEQSGRGERAFDIYSRLLRERIIFLGQQVDNNIANLIVAQLLYLDAEDPEKDIYMYINSPGGSVTAGMGIFDTMKHIRPDVCTICTGLAASMGAFLLSAGAKGKRMSLPHSRIMIHQPLGGAQGQATDIEIQAREILYHKKRLNDYLADHTGQPIERIAEDTERDFFMSPEEAREYGLIDQVIDRHAAGSRPAVAVVN